One stretch of Leadbetterella byssophila DSM 17132 DNA includes these proteins:
- a CDS encoding aldehyde dehydrogenase family protein: protein MQEFQLQKSKVAEPLDFTHRKRRLKALKEAVLFTYRDEIREALWKDFRKPVAEVDLSEVYAITSEIDHALRHLKRWMSDKYVRTPLAFFGSSSHIRYEPKGLCLIISPWNFPVNLALGPLVSAVAAGNRVILKPSELTPHSSAVVRKIVEAIFPPEEVAVVEGGVETSTELLDLPFHHIFFTGSPQVGKIVMKAAAKHLSSVTLELGGKSPVIIDETADLKAAAKRLAWGKWMNAGQICIAPDYIFVHHTQKEQFLTELRKVVEEFYNKNPTESVSFCSMVNEKHAERVYGYLEEAVEKGAKIQFGGGKEGKRIEPTVITNVPLGSAIMKEEIFGPVLPVLPYREKEDVIRYIHHGEKPLALYIFSKNEGNINYFLTNTRAGGSCINNADMHFLQPYLPFGGDNYSGLGKAHGHWGFLAFSNERAVYRQNIPSVLEKLMPPYTSGKNKVIEAIVKWL, encoded by the coding sequence ATGCAGGAATTTCAACTACAAAAGTCTAAAGTTGCCGAACCTTTGGACTTTACCCATAGAAAAAGAAGACTGAAGGCTTTGAAAGAAGCTGTACTATTTACATATAGAGATGAAATCAGAGAGGCTCTATGGAAGGATTTTAGGAAGCCTGTGGCGGAAGTGGATTTATCAGAGGTCTATGCCATAACTTCTGAAATAGACCATGCTTTAAGGCATTTAAAGAGGTGGATGAGTGATAAGTACGTGCGTACACCTTTGGCGTTTTTTGGATCTTCTTCGCATATTCGCTACGAACCTAAAGGCCTGTGTTTAATCATTTCTCCATGGAATTTTCCTGTGAACCTGGCTTTGGGTCCTCTAGTATCTGCTGTTGCTGCCGGGAATAGGGTGATCTTAAAACCATCAGAGCTTACCCCTCATTCTTCAGCAGTAGTAAGGAAGATTGTGGAGGCTATTTTTCCTCCTGAAGAAGTGGCTGTGGTAGAAGGTGGGGTAGAGACTTCCACAGAATTATTGGATTTGCCTTTCCATCATATCTTTTTTACCGGCTCGCCTCAAGTGGGGAAGATCGTTATGAAAGCCGCAGCTAAACATTTGTCTTCAGTTACCTTGGAATTAGGTGGAAAATCTCCTGTGATCATAGATGAAACCGCAGATCTTAAGGCGGCAGCCAAACGCTTAGCTTGGGGAAAATGGATGAATGCCGGACAAATCTGTATTGCACCAGACTACATATTTGTGCATCATACTCAAAAGGAGCAGTTCCTTACAGAGCTTAGAAAAGTAGTAGAAGAATTCTACAACAAAAATCCTACTGAAAGTGTGTCTTTCTGCAGCATGGTGAATGAAAAGCATGCCGAAAGAGTTTATGGATACTTAGAGGAGGCTGTGGAAAAGGGAGCGAAAATTCAATTTGGAGGAGGGAAGGAAGGTAAGAGAATAGAGCCAACTGTGATCACCAATGTACCTTTAGGATCTGCTATAATGAAGGAGGAGATTTTTGGGCCGGTACTTCCTGTTTTACCTTACAGAGAGAAGGAGGATGTCATTAGATATATACACCATGGGGAAAAACCTTTAGCACTTTATATTTTTAGCAAGAACGAAGGCAATATCAACTATTTCTTAACGAATACACGTGCAGGAGGGAGCTGTATCAATAACGCCGATATGCATTTTCTTCAGCCTTATCTGCCTTTTGGTGGAGATAATTATTCGGGTTTAGGAAAAGCGCACGGGCATTGGGGCTTTTTAGCTTTCTCTAATGAAAGGGCGGTTTACCGGCAAAATATTCCTAGTGTACTTGAAAAGCTTATGCCCCCCTATACCTCCGGAAAAAATAAGGTCATTGAGGCTATTGTAAAATGGTTATAA
- a CDS encoding redoxin domain-containing protein produces the protein MALQIGDLAPSFTLYSSEKQEVSLSDYKGKKVVVLFFPLAFTGVCTEELCSVRDNIATYQNLNTEVLAISVDSLFSLEQFKKQQNLSFPLLSDFNKEVSAAYGALYDEFVLGMKGVSKRSAFVIDEEGKILYAEILEDAGQVPSFENIQKALQA, from the coding sequence ATGGCATTACAGATTGGCGACTTAGCGCCTTCCTTTACCTTGTATTCTTCAGAGAAGCAAGAAGTTTCTTTAAGCGATTATAAAGGCAAAAAAGTCGTTGTACTTTTCTTCCCTTTAGCATTCACTGGCGTATGTACAGAGGAGTTATGTTCCGTAAGAGACAACATAGCTACCTACCAAAATCTTAACACAGAGGTGTTAGCTATTTCTGTTGACTCCTTATTTTCTCTAGAGCAATTCAAAAAGCAACAAAACCTTAGCTTCCCTTTGCTTTCAGACTTCAACAAAGAAGTTTCTGCGGCATATGGAGCACTATATGACGAGTTTGTTTTAGGAATGAAAGGAGTTTCTAAAAGATCTGCATTTGTCATTGACGAAGAAGGAAAGATCCTTTATGCAGAGATATTAGAAGATGCCGGACAAGTTCCAAGCTTCGAAAACATTCAAAAAGCATTACAAGCATAA
- the tgt gene encoding tRNA guanosine(34) transglycosylase Tgt: protein MIFEIHSTDPGSFARAGKLQTDHGEILTPIFMPVGTAGTVKGVHQRELLDDIEAQIILGNTYHLYLRPGLDILRKAGGLHKFNGWSKPILTDSGGYQVFSLKEIRKITEEGVYFNSHIDGSKHLFTPEYVMDIQRVIGGDIIMAFDECPPYPCDYKYAEKSMHLTHRWLKRCVERIQTTEPLYGHHQSLFPIVQGSVFPDLRVQSAEYIASQEQDGNAIGGLSVGEPAEEMYKMIEVVNAILPKDKPRYLMGVGTPENILEGIALGIDMFDCVMPTRNARNGMLFTTEGIINIRNKKWEDDFTPIDPGLGGYVSTFYSKAYLKHLMKCQELLGAQIASIHNLRFYLWLVGEARKHILAGDYASWKDQAVKKLMTRL from the coding sequence ATGATTTTTGAGATTCATTCCACAGACCCCGGAAGTTTTGCGCGTGCAGGTAAACTTCAGACTGATCACGGGGAAATTTTGACTCCTATTTTTATGCCTGTAGGTACTGCGGGAACGGTGAAGGGAGTGCACCAGAGAGAGCTTCTAGATGATATTGAAGCTCAAATTATTCTAGGAAATACCTATCATCTCTATCTGAGACCAGGTTTAGATATTCTCCGTAAGGCTGGAGGATTACATAAATTTAACGGCTGGTCGAAGCCTATTTTGACGGATTCTGGTGGTTACCAAGTTTTTAGTCTAAAGGAGATTCGTAAGATTACGGAGGAAGGTGTGTATTTTAATTCGCATATTGATGGTTCTAAGCATTTATTTACACCGGAGTATGTGATGGATATCCAAAGGGTTATAGGTGGAGATATCATCATGGCCTTTGATGAATGCCCGCCTTATCCTTGTGATTACAAGTATGCTGAAAAATCAATGCATCTAACTCACCGTTGGTTAAAGAGATGCGTAGAAAGGATACAAACCACTGAGCCCTTATACGGTCATCACCAAAGCTTATTTCCTATAGTTCAAGGAAGTGTATTTCCGGACTTGCGTGTTCAGTCAGCTGAGTACATTGCTTCTCAGGAACAGGACGGAAACGCTATTGGAGGCCTTTCTGTGGGAGAGCCGGCGGAGGAAATGTATAAGATGATAGAAGTGGTAAATGCTATTCTTCCAAAGGATAAGCCTAGATATCTCATGGGTGTGGGTACTCCCGAGAATATTTTGGAAGGTATTGCACTAGGCATAGACATGTTTGACTGTGTGATGCCTACCCGTAACGCAAGAAACGGCATGCTTTTTACTACTGAGGGTATTATTAATATTAGAAACAAGAAATGGGAAGATGACTTTACTCCTATAGATCCGGGCTTAGGCGGTTATGTGAGTACGTTTTATTCCAAAGCTTATTTGAAGCATTTGATGAAATGTCAAGAATTATTAGGTGCTCAGATAGCCAGTATCCACAATTTACGTTTCTATTTATGGTTAGTGGGAGAGGCTAGAAAACACATCCTTGCAGGAGACTATGCTTCCTGGAAAGATCAAGCAGTGAAAAAACTGATGACCAGGCTTTAA
- a CDS encoding glycosyltransferase yields the protein METIIPILFFGAILIQLFYILFVFTRLSRHHDVTETDYLPPVSIIIAASNELENLKELLPILDEQEYPDFEILVADDRSSDGTYDYLINNPDRIKHLNYLRVQDLPDHYTAKKYAVTLAVKKAKNPWLLFTDADCRPLDQNWIKQMVSQCGAGREIVLGFSRYQKLPGNLNALIRYETFQTALQYLSFALARMPFMGVGRNLMYKKELFWKNGGFSGHNTLLSGDDDLFVNKAATKYNVGVCVEAQTESIPKTTWKEWYVQKKRHLSVGKKYKTRDRINLGLLWISGIMVWTLLIPTFFVLPVWFNAPEWSRIPVEFLAQYGMKHWYGFNDWMRLILGVFLFYIMIKWLVLAKVNKRLGYTINSWKIPYYDFMYNMYLIVLGIVTLFTNPQKIKWK from the coding sequence TTGGAAACCATTATCCCAATTCTCTTTTTTGGGGCTATACTTATACAGTTATTCTACATACTGTTTGTTTTTACAAGACTTTCACGTCATCATGATGTCACCGAAACGGACTACCTTCCGCCGGTAAGCATAATCATTGCCGCCTCTAATGAACTAGAAAACCTAAAAGAGCTACTGCCCATACTGGATGAGCAAGAATATCCTGACTTCGAAATTCTGGTCGCAGATGACAGATCATCAGATGGCACCTATGATTATCTCATAAATAATCCGGATAGAATCAAACATCTCAATTACTTGAGAGTACAAGACCTCCCGGACCACTATACCGCTAAAAAATATGCTGTAACCTTAGCCGTAAAAAAAGCTAAAAATCCTTGGCTCCTTTTTACTGATGCTGATTGTAGGCCCTTAGACCAAAATTGGATCAAACAAATGGTGTCTCAATGCGGTGCCGGTAGAGAAATAGTTCTGGGATTCTCCAGGTATCAGAAATTACCAGGAAATTTAAATGCCTTAATTCGGTACGAAACGTTCCAAACTGCCCTTCAATACCTTTCCTTCGCCTTAGCCCGCATGCCTTTTATGGGCGTAGGAAGAAATCTGATGTACAAAAAGGAGCTGTTCTGGAAAAATGGAGGTTTTTCCGGCCACAACACGCTTCTGAGCGGAGACGATGACCTTTTTGTTAACAAAGCGGCCACCAAGTACAATGTAGGAGTTTGCGTAGAGGCACAAACCGAGTCCATACCAAAGACTACCTGGAAGGAATGGTATGTTCAGAAGAAACGCCACCTTTCTGTAGGGAAAAAGTACAAAACCAGAGACAGAATTAACCTAGGCCTGCTTTGGATTTCCGGAATCATGGTTTGGACACTTCTCATTCCTACCTTCTTTGTACTTCCGGTATGGTTTAATGCCCCGGAATGGTCCAGAATTCCTGTAGAATTCTTAGCTCAATATGGGATGAAACATTGGTATGGATTTAACGATTGGATGCGACTAATATTAGGGGTATTCCTCTTCTATATAATGATCAAATGGCTGGTACTAGCAAAGGTCAACAAGCGTCTGGGATACACCATTAATTCTTGGAAGATCCCATACTACGACTTTATGTATAACATGTACCTCATCGTCTTAGGTATAGTAACCTTATTCACCAATCCTCAAAAGATTAAGTGGAAGTAA
- a CDS encoding metal-dependent hydrolase — MKIQYFGHSCFMIHFAGKKILLDPFISGNPKAQHIQTEDIKPDYIFLSHGHADHVKDLEAIAKSSGAQVITSFDIMTKFLEPKGISGHGMNIGGKLTLDGFTFKIVNAVHSSMLPDNTYGGNPMGFVFWNEESCFYYSGDTALTMDMKLIPMLCPPLDFAILSMGDYFTMNYEDAIIAADFIQCNKIVGCHYDSFPPIQIDHEKAKAAFTTAGKSLYLAEVGETFEV, encoded by the coding sequence ATGAAGATTCAATATTTCGGACACTCCTGCTTTATGATTCATTTTGCAGGGAAAAAGATCTTACTTGATCCTTTTATCAGCGGTAACCCCAAAGCTCAACATATTCAGACAGAGGATATCAAACCCGACTATATCTTCCTGTCTCATGGCCACGCGGATCATGTGAAAGATCTAGAAGCTATTGCGAAATCCTCCGGTGCTCAGGTCATTACCAGCTTTGATATCATGACTAAATTTCTAGAACCTAAAGGAATTTCCGGACATGGCATGAATATAGGTGGCAAACTTACCTTAGACGGATTTACCTTTAAGATCGTAAATGCAGTCCACTCCAGTATGCTTCCGGACAATACCTATGGTGGCAATCCTATGGGCTTTGTGTTTTGGAATGAGGAGAGCTGTTTTTACTACTCTGGTGACACTGCCCTGACTATGGACATGAAGCTAATCCCTATGCTTTGCCCTCCTTTAGATTTTGCAATATTATCTATGGGAGATTACTTCACCATGAACTATGAGGATGCCATTATTGCTGCTGATTTTATTCAGTGCAATAAGATTGTGGGTTGTCATTATGACTCCTTCCCTCCTATCCAGATCGACCATGAAAAGGCGAAAGCTGCCTTCACTACAGCAGGTAAAAGCTTATACCTGGCAGAAGTGGGCGAAACTTTCGAGGTGTAA
- a CDS encoding nucleoside-diphosphate kinase, producing the protein MAGNRTFSMIKPHAVADNHIGGILKLMEEGGFRIVAMKKTQLSAQQAGKFYEVHSERPFYGELCEMMSAGPIVALILEKENAVADFRKLIGATDPAEAEPGTIRSIYAKSKGENAVHGSDSDENAAIESAFFFSGFERY; encoded by the coding sequence ATGGCAGGTAACAGAACATTTTCCATGATTAAACCACATGCAGTGGCTGACAATCATATTGGTGGTATCCTGAAACTTATGGAGGAAGGTGGATTTAGAATCGTGGCGATGAAGAAGACACAACTTAGTGCTCAACAAGCAGGAAAATTCTATGAGGTTCACTCGGAACGTCCATTCTATGGAGAACTTTGTGAAATGATGTCTGCTGGTCCTATCGTTGCCTTAATCTTGGAGAAGGAAAACGCGGTAGCAGATTTTAGAAAACTAATCGGTGCCACAGATCCTGCAGAGGCTGAACCTGGAACCATTAGAAGCATCTACGCGAAGTCAAAAGGAGAGAATGCCGTTCACGGCTCAGATTCTGATGAGAATGCTGCAATTGAAAGCGCATTTTTCTTTAGCGGATTTGAAAGATATTAA
- a CDS encoding metallophosphoesterase codes for MRRAGFSIVMLVAFFIADLIFYRAFKDVIRHLQSGVQRWLSILYWTVPALLLLLFVYGFFISPETATPRFKKILGVSFMLIYTGKLVGAIVFLLGNGLNILKNASLKAIQPSKTDPILSRSEFISKTALAFGAAQFGILTQGMLWGAYDYRVRKVTLHLKGLPKAFDGMTLGQLSDIHSGSFYNKKAVQGGVKMLLDEKPDLIFFTGDLVNDKATELQEYFSVFEKVKAPLGVYSTLGNHDYGDYAAWSSPQAKVQNLQNLIKGHELLGWDLLMDENRILELNGEKLGILGVQNWGTGGFVQKGDLQKALKGTEEINTKLLLSHDPTHWRAQVLGKTDIDAVFSGHTHGMQFGVEIPGFRWSPSQYVYKEWAGLYEENGQQLYVNRGFGFLGYPGRVGILPEITIFNLKSA; via the coding sequence ATGAGAAGAGCCGGGTTTAGTATAGTGATGTTAGTGGCATTCTTTATTGCGGATCTGATATTTTACAGAGCCTTTAAGGATGTGATTCGTCATTTACAATCCGGCGTTCAGCGCTGGTTAAGTATCCTTTACTGGACCGTACCAGCGCTACTTTTACTCCTCTTTGTTTATGGATTTTTTATCTCTCCGGAAACAGCCACACCTAGATTCAAGAAAATTCTGGGAGTTAGTTTCATGTTGATCTACACGGGTAAGCTGGTTGGAGCCATTGTTTTCCTTTTAGGAAATGGCTTGAATATCCTAAAAAATGCAAGTCTTAAAGCCATTCAGCCTTCAAAGACTGACCCCATCTTATCAAGATCTGAATTCATTTCAAAAACGGCCCTAGCCTTTGGAGCAGCTCAATTTGGCATCCTCACCCAAGGTATGCTTTGGGGAGCTTATGATTATCGTGTCAGAAAAGTCACCTTACATCTAAAGGGACTACCTAAAGCTTTTGATGGTATGACCCTAGGCCAACTGTCAGATATACATTCGGGAAGTTTTTACAATAAGAAAGCCGTCCAAGGTGGAGTCAAAATGCTATTAGATGAAAAGCCGGATCTGATCTTTTTTACCGGCGATTTAGTCAACGATAAGGCCACAGAACTTCAAGAGTATTTTTCAGTTTTCGAAAAGGTCAAAGCCCCACTGGGTGTATATTCTACCTTAGGCAACCATGATTATGGAGATTACGCTGCCTGGTCAAGTCCACAAGCCAAGGTCCAGAACCTCCAAAATCTCATAAAAGGACACGAACTTTTAGGATGGGACCTACTAATGGACGAGAATAGAATTCTGGAATTAAACGGTGAGAAGCTCGGCATATTAGGAGTACAAAACTGGGGCACAGGCGGATTTGTTCAAAAAGGCGACTTACAAAAAGCCTTGAAAGGCACAGAAGAAATAAACACCAAATTACTTTTATCTCACGATCCCACCCACTGGCGAGCTCAAGTTCTGGGAAAAACGGATATAGACGCAGTATTTTCCGGACATACCCATGGTATGCAGTTTGGTGTAGAAATACCCGGTTTCAGGTGGAGTCCCTCCCAATATGTCTATAAAGAGTGGGCAGGACTATATGAAGAGAATGGCCAACAATTATACGTGAATCGCGGCTTCGGATTTCTAGGTTACCCCGGAAGAGTAGGTATATTACCTGAGATCACTAT
- a CDS encoding phosphocholine-specific phospholipase C, giving the protein MESRRDFIKMAGLIAGGMLVPDSLVKAANIAPKPGSTVWDADHVVILMQENRSFDHSYGALKGVRGFRDPRAMTLPSGRKVWFQSNEKGETYVPFRLDIKDTRATWMRDLPHSWENQVRARNGGRYDQWLKAKQSGEDIYKHVPLTLGHFTREDIPFYYAFADAFTVCDQNFSSSLTGTTPNRLYLWSGTIRENADAKANVKNEDIQYRIPAKWKSFPERLEEAGIDWRIYQNELSLNMGLSDEEESWLANFTDNPIEWFTSYQVRFHEAYRTYIKERLEYLNKLEVLNEDQKREKTRLAEEVVKYTQDKFEALDSFTKSIHKKAFTTNKEHELYHKLAKIKTPNGTEMDVPAGDVLYQFRKDVQEGKLPPISWLVAPQNFSDHPSAPWYGAWYVSEVLDILTKNPEVWQKTVFILCYDENDGYFDHVPPFVAPSSGMTSKGISTADEMVLEKHERERPYENIETGPIGLGYRVPLVIASPWSRGGKVCSEVFDHTSILMFLEKFIQKRYKKNIQEENISAWRRTICGDLSSVFSDYSEGNSPKPVDQYEWVSSLREARYKVIPSNFRPLKEEEIRDFSPESEYMPQQEKGIKPACPIPYELHADIVDGQLVMAMAPTFEGKGAPFMVNFFGKDFIQKHYTVHRGHAQHDLIPEDTKRMEIYGPNGFYRNFDLGLTWIEIRSIYPKNRKGTPFGDIEFDLINKSEQNLKVTIKDLSYGLEDHEVTIKKGGSKRISTNLKFTYHWYDFGFFVEGKRVAQYCGHVETGKLSYTDPKMGGVLS; this is encoded by the coding sequence ATGGAATCAAGAAGAGACTTTATAAAAATGGCCGGCCTCATTGCCGGAGGAATGTTAGTTCCAGACTCCCTTGTAAAAGCAGCAAACATTGCCCCAAAACCTGGCAGCACGGTATGGGACGCAGACCATGTAGTGATCCTAATGCAGGAGAATAGGTCTTTCGACCACAGTTATGGTGCCTTAAAAGGCGTTCGAGGATTTAGAGATCCACGAGCCATGACTCTACCTTCAGGAAGAAAAGTATGGTTTCAATCTAATGAAAAAGGTGAAACTTATGTACCCTTTAGATTAGACATTAAAGATACGCGTGCTACCTGGATGCGCGACTTACCACACTCCTGGGAAAATCAGGTGAGAGCCAGGAATGGAGGAAGATACGACCAATGGCTTAAAGCTAAACAGTCCGGTGAGGATATCTACAAACATGTACCTTTAACCTTAGGTCATTTCACTAGAGAAGATATTCCCTTTTATTACGCATTTGCGGATGCCTTTACCGTGTGCGACCAGAACTTCTCATCATCCCTCACTGGAACCACACCGAATCGTTTGTATCTATGGAGCGGAACAATCCGTGAAAATGCAGACGCTAAAGCCAATGTCAAAAACGAAGACATCCAATATAGAATTCCAGCCAAATGGAAATCCTTTCCGGAAAGACTAGAGGAAGCAGGCATAGATTGGAGAATCTATCAAAATGAACTAAGCCTTAACATGGGGTTGAGTGACGAAGAGGAAAGTTGGCTCGCTAATTTCACCGATAACCCCATAGAATGGTTTACCAGCTATCAGGTTCGCTTCCATGAGGCCTATAGAACCTATATCAAGGAGAGATTAGAATACCTCAACAAACTTGAGGTTTTGAATGAGGACCAAAAGCGTGAAAAGACCCGACTGGCAGAAGAAGTAGTAAAATACACCCAAGATAAATTTGAGGCTTTAGATTCGTTTACAAAAAGCATACACAAAAAGGCCTTTACCACGAATAAAGAACACGAACTATATCATAAACTCGCTAAGATCAAAACTCCAAACGGTACAGAGATGGACGTTCCCGCAGGTGACGTATTGTACCAGTTTCGCAAAGACGTGCAGGAGGGAAAACTGCCTCCGATCTCCTGGTTAGTGGCTCCTCAAAATTTCTCTGATCACCCCAGTGCCCCTTGGTACGGAGCATGGTATGTTTCGGAGGTTTTGGATATTCTGACAAAGAATCCCGAAGTATGGCAAAAAACAGTTTTCATATTATGTTACGACGAAAACGACGGATATTTTGACCATGTCCCTCCTTTTGTAGCTCCTAGCTCTGGAATGACTTCGAAAGGAATATCTACTGCAGATGAAATGGTTTTAGAAAAACATGAGCGTGAAAGACCATATGAAAACATTGAGACCGGACCTATAGGATTAGGATACAGAGTACCATTAGTAATAGCTTCCCCTTGGAGCCGAGGAGGGAAAGTTTGTTCAGAAGTATTTGATCACACTTCAATTCTCATGTTCTTGGAAAAATTTATCCAGAAACGTTATAAAAAGAACATACAGGAAGAAAATATTAGCGCTTGGAGAAGAACCATCTGTGGAGATCTAAGTTCAGTATTTTCCGACTATTCAGAAGGAAATTCTCCTAAACCTGTAGATCAATATGAATGGGTTAGTAGCTTAAGAGAAGCACGATATAAGGTTATCCCTTCTAATTTTCGTCCATTAAAAGAGGAAGAAATAAGAGATTTTTCTCCCGAATCAGAGTATATGCCTCAACAGGAAAAAGGCATAAAGCCTGCGTGCCCTATACCCTACGAATTGCATGCAGATATAGTTGACGGACAATTAGTGATGGCTATGGCTCCTACCTTTGAGGGCAAAGGAGCTCCGTTTATGGTCAATTTCTTTGGGAAAGATTTTATACAAAAACACTATACCGTTCATAGAGGCCATGCCCAGCATGACCTGATCCCTGAAGACACAAAAAGAATGGAGATCTACGGCCCCAATGGATTCTATAGAAATTTTGACTTAGGACTTACATGGATAGAAATCCGTAGCATTTATCCGAAGAACAGAAAAGGTACACCTTTTGGTGATATTGAATTTGATTTGATTAATAAATCTGAGCAGAATCTTAAAGTTACCATTAAGGACCTGTCGTACGGATTGGAAGACCATGAAGTCACCATAAAAAAAGGAGGTTCCAAGAGGATCAGTACCAACCTAAAATTTACTTACCACTGGTACGACTTTGGATTCTTTGTGGAGGGGAAAAGGGTAGCGCAGTACTGTGGACACGTAGAAACCGGAAAACTTAGCTATACGGATCCTAAGATGGGAGGCGTTTTATCTTAA
- a CDS encoding LptF/LptG family permease, giving the protein MTKIDRYLIKRFLTTYVFAVFIIVLVILVIDFVEKNDDFMETKPSNHAIFFDYYLNLAPYWANYISPLMIFISTVFFTAKMASHTEIIAILGSGTSFRRLMLPYFIGSGIVAIYSFVMVGWFLPKANVPRIEFENKYIHNDFFFTGRDIHLAVQKNVYAYLSSYDNSSNTAYDFTLEKVENNRLVEKLSARRATYDDSLKKWKLYDYNIRKIGISKDEMTYEAITPLDTSIKLYPSDFGNSKNRQETMTISQLEDYIDLINSRGAEGVETYKIEYYQRFATPFAVIILSIMGLIVSARKARGGVGLQIAIGFVLAFLYIIFYILSKGIAEAGSMNPILAVWLPNIVFSIISVVMYFTVPR; this is encoded by the coding sequence ATGACCAAGATAGATAGGTACCTTATTAAGCGTTTTTTGACTACTTATGTCTTTGCAGTATTTATTATTGTATTGGTCATTTTGGTGATAGACTTTGTGGAGAAAAATGATGATTTCATGGAGACTAAGCCGTCAAATCATGCTATTTTCTTTGACTATTACCTCAACTTAGCACCGTATTGGGCCAATTATATCAGCCCTTTAATGATCTTTATTTCTACGGTATTCTTTACTGCAAAGATGGCTTCGCATACGGAGATCATTGCCATCTTAGGTTCAGGTACTAGTTTCAGAAGGTTAATGTTACCCTATTTCATAGGTTCAGGAATAGTGGCCATTTATTCTTTTGTAATGGTGGGGTGGTTTCTGCCCAAAGCCAATGTTCCAAGGATTGAATTTGAGAATAAATATATCCATAACGACTTCTTTTTCACTGGGAGGGATATCCATTTGGCTGTTCAAAAAAATGTTTATGCTTATCTTTCCAGCTATGATAATTCCTCCAATACCGCTTATGATTTTACTCTTGAAAAGGTAGAAAATAACAGGTTAGTGGAAAAATTGAGTGCCAGAAGGGCCACGTATGATGACTCTTTGAAGAAATGGAAGCTCTATGACTATAACATTCGGAAGATCGGTATTTCAAAAGATGAGATGACCTATGAGGCCATCACTCCTTTGGATACAAGTATCAAACTTTATCCATCTGATTTTGGGAATTCTAAGAACCGACAAGAAACGATGACGATTTCCCAGTTGGAAGATTATATTGATCTGATAAATAGTAGGGGAGCAGAAGGCGTAGAAACCTATAAAATTGAATATTACCAAAGATTTGCCACCCCTTTTGCCGTCATCATTTTATCCATTATGGGTTTGATCGTTTCCGCCCGAAAAGCCAGAGGAGGGGTTGGGCTTCAGATTGCTATAGGTTTCGTCTTGGCCTTCCTTTATATTATTTTCTATATTTTGTCCAAAGGTATTGCGGAGGCAGGAAGTATGAATCCTATCCTTGCCGTTTGGCTACCCAATATAGTCTTCTCCATCATTTCGGTGGTGATGTACTTTACCGTACCGAGGTAG